Part of the Deinococcus aestuarii genome is shown below.
CGCCCAGGGGGTCGCCCCGGCGACGAGGAGCAGCACCCGGCGCTGCTCGGCGCTCTCGGCGAGGGCGAGGAGGGCCTGTTTCGCCCGCAGCCGCGCGGCCCGGTCCTCGCGCTCGCGGCGGCGGCGGTCCAGGAGGGCGGCCACCTCGTCCGGCAGGGGCTCGCCCCGCCCGGCGCGCGACTCGATCAGTCTCTCCAGGTGCCCGTCGGCGCGGGCGCGGGCCGCCTCCCGCAGCTCCCCGGTGCGGCCCCGCAGCTCGGCGGCGGCCTCCTGCACCCGGGGATTGTGGCTCACCGTCTCGGCGAGGCGGCGGGCGGCGTCCCGGAACCTCCCGCGCGCCCGGGTTTCCTCGTCGGTGGTCGTGTCGCTCTGGCCCTTGGGCCTCGTGTCGCGCAGTCTCATGTGCCCTCCTCGGGGTCGTCCGGTCATGCCCGCGCGCAAGGCGCCGGGGCCGGATGTGCCCCCCATTCTCGCACCCCGCCCGGTGAGTTCGGGATGGGATTCCGAAAGGCAAGGCCGCCGCGATCCGGGCGGCGGCGGTCCTGGGGTGCGTGGGCGAATGTCTTACCGGAACAGCTCGATCACCTTGATCAGCGTCTGCCAGATCGCCCACGTCATCGGAATCAGCACGACGAGCCAGGCGAGGATGACGGCGGCGGGGGAGGTGCTCTGTTCGCGCATGGGGTCTCCTGTTCTCAGTCGTCGGCGGCCGTCTGGTGGCCCAGGGTGCGGTCGGCGTAGTGGCGGGACGAGACGGGGCGCACGAGCAGGTTGGCGACGAAGCCCACCACGAGCAGCCCGGCCATGATCCACATGACGGTCGAGTACGCCTGCGCGGCGGGGACCCCGGCGGCGATCTGGCGGTCGCGGAAGCCGTTCACCAGCGAGGGCCCGGCGATGGCGGCGGCGCTCCAGGCGAGGAGCAGGCGGCCGTGGATGGCGCCCACGTTCAGCGTGCCGAACAGGTCACGCAGGTAGGCGGGCACCGTGGCGAACCCGCCGCCGTACATGCTCATGATGACGCCGAAGGCCAGCACGAACAGCGCCAGGCTCGCCGTCTGCCCGAAGACCGGAATCAGGAAGTACAGCACCGTGCCCAGCGCGAAAAAGACCATGTACGTCGGCTTGCGCCCGATCCGGTCGGAGGTCGAGCTCCAGAAGAGGCGCCCGCCCATGTTAAAGAGGCTCAGCAGCCCCACGAAGCCCGCCGCCGCCGTGGCGGTCACGCCGTTCCCGGCCCCCAGCACCCGGTCGCTGAACATCTCCTGGATCATCACCGAGGCCTGCCCCAGCACCCCGATCCCCGCCGTCACGTTGCAAAACAGCACCACGAACAGCAGCCAGAACTGCGGCGTCCGCATCGCCTGTTCGACGGTGACGTTGTGCGTGGAGATCATCCCGTGCGACGTGCTCGGCGCGGGCGGCGTCCACCCCTGCGGCCTCCAGCCCTCGCGCGGCACCCGCACCAGAAAGGCCCCGAACATCATCAGCGCGAAGTACAGCGCCGCCATCGTGACGAAGGTCGGCACGATCCCGAAGTTGGCCCCACCGAACGAGGCCATCAGGGAAGTCCCCAGCGGGCTGCCCAGCAGCGCCCCGCCGCCGAAGCCCATGATCGCCAGCCCGGTGGCGAGGCCGGGGCGGTCTGGGAACCACTTGATCAGCGTGCTGACCGGGCTGATGTATCCCAGCCCCAGCCCGATGCCGCCGAGCACCCCGTTTCCCAGGATCAGCAGCCACAGTTGGTGCGTCGCCACCCCGAGCGCGGCCACCACGAACCCGCTGCAAAACAGCAGGGCCGACGTGAACATCGTCCGCCGGGGCCCCACCCGCTCGACCCACTTGCCGAAGAGGGCCGAACTCGCCCCCAGGAAGAACAGCGCGACCGAGAAGATCAACCCGACCTGAAAGAGCGACCAGTCGCCCGGCGCTCCCGTCTCCGCCTTCAGGTCCCCGCTGAT
Proteins encoded:
- a CDS encoding MFS transporter small subunit — translated: MREQSTSPAAVILAWLVVLIPMTWAIWQTLIKVIELFR
- a CDS encoding L-lactate MFS transporter, with protein sequence MASFLDRERTVAPPGFNRWLVPPAALAVHLSIGQIYGYSVFNKPLSRLISGDLKAETGAPGDWSLFQVGLIFSVALFFLGASSALFGKWVERVGPRRTMFTSALLFCSGFVVAALGVATHQLWLLILGNGVLGGIGLGLGYISPVSTLIKWFPDRPGLATGLAIMGFGGGALLGSPLGTSLMASFGGANFGIVPTFVTMAALYFALMMFGAFLVRVPREGWRPQGWTPPAPSTSHGMISTHNVTVEQAMRTPQFWLLFVVLFCNVTAGIGVLGQASVMIQEMFSDRVLGAGNGVTATAAAGFVGLLSLFNMGGRLFWSSTSDRIGRKPTYMVFFALGTVLYFLIPVFGQTASLALFVLAFGVIMSMYGGGFATVPAYLRDLFGTLNVGAIHGRLLLAWSAAAIAGPSLVNGFRDRQIAAGVPAAQAYSTVMWIMAGLLVVGFVANLLVRPVSSRHYADRTLGHQTAADD